A single genomic interval of Lathyrus oleraceus cultivar Zhongwan6 chromosome 7, CAAS_Psat_ZW6_1.0, whole genome shotgun sequence harbors:
- the LOC127108423 gene encoding NEDD8-specific protease 1 — protein MGKSDADEKILSYNDVVLRRSDLDILSGPYYLNDRIIEFYLSYLSSSHPSQDILLVPPSIAFWILQCPFAEALKDFLEPLHLSEKELVLFPVNNNEDVNAAEGGSHWSLLAYYRNANLFVHHDSCRSLNSEPAKKLYKAVVGYVGSSESGAEARFLECTDSPRQVNGYDCGLYVTAIARAICDWRVNSIKTDANDLWFSVVKERVTPSAVHCMRTEILVLIRDLMAKHSGKHAQE, from the coding sequence ATGGGGAAGTCGGATGCAGATGAGAAGATTCTCAGCTACAATGATGTGGTGCTTAGACGATCTGATCTAGACATTCTCAGTGGTCCATATTATTTGAACGACCGAATTATCGAGTTTTATCTAAGTTACCTCTCGTCATCGCATCCCTCTCAGGATATCTTGTTGGTTCCACCATCCATTGCATTTTGGATACTACAATGTCCTTTTGCTGAGGCTTTAAAAGATTTCTTAGAGCCCCTTCATTTGTCTGAAAAGGAACTCGTTTTATTTCCCGTCAATAACAACGAAGACGTTAATGCAGCGGAAGGTGGATCTCATTGGAGCTTACTTGCATACTACCGCAACGCGAATCTATTTGTTCACCATGATAGCTGCAGAAGCTTAAATTCAGAACCTGCTAAGAAACTCTATAAAGCTGTTGTTGGATATGTGGGATCATCTGAATCAGGAGCCGAGGCCCGCTTTCTGGAATGCACTGATTCGCCTAGGCAAGTGAATGGTTATGACTGTGGCTTATACGTCACAGCCATAGCAAGAGCGATATGCGACTGGCGTGTAAATAGTATAAAGACTGATGCAAATGATTTGTGGTTCTCTGTCGTGAAAGAACGAGTTACTCCATCTGCTGTTCACTGCATGCGAACGGAGATTCTAGTCTTGATCAGAGATCTAATGGCAAAACATTCAGGCAAGCATGCTCAAGAGTAA